The DNA sequence ATCTCACGCGATGCGCCCGAGGCGGAACGATGGACGAGATTGTTGGGGGGCGATTCATCGCATCCGAACACTCTCCGGTGCTGCAACGCCGCGGTCGCTATTACATCCCGGACGCAGATCTGTCGACGTCGTGATGCATCGAGTCCGCGGAGATTACGCGGACACCCAGCATCGCATCGGCAGAGATGCTGAAGGAGGCGGGCCGCTTCGCATCGGCGGGGGCGCGGCGGGACGGATGAGGGAGATGCGCATCTACCGAACCGCTCCCCCGATGTGCCGGGCTACATCGACCGAAATCGAACGAACGGCTCGAATCGACCGAAACGAACCCGTCTCCGGCCCGGAGCGGGTTCCGCATCACCCCCTCGCAGGTGCTTTCCCAGATTGATCAAGCTGACCGGCGTCCACAAGCAGTACCCCCGCTCGGGAGCCGCGCTCACCGACGTGAACCTGCACGTCCGCAAGGGTGAGCTGGTGTTCCTGACCGGCCACTCCGGCGCGGGCAAGTCCACCATCCTGCGCCTGGTGCAGATGGCGGAGATGCCGTCGGACGGCGAGGTGCGCGTGTCGGGCTTCAGCTCGCGCGACATCCGCCAGCGCGAGATCCCGCAGCTTCGCCGCCGCCTGGGCGTGGTGTTCCAGGACTTCCGCCTCCTGCGCGACCGCACGGCCGAGGAGAACGTGGCCTTCGCGCTGGAGGTGACGGGCGCCAAGCGCAGCACCATCGGCCAGCGCGTGAACCGCCTGCTCTCGCAGGTCGGCCTCGCGCACAAGGCGCAGGCGTACCCGGACGAGATGTCCGGCGGCGAGCGCCAGCGCGTGGCGGTGGCCCGGGCGCTCGCCAACGACCCGTTCGTGCTGCTGGCCGACGAGCCCACCGGCAACCTGGACGAGTGGGCGGCGCGCGGCGTGTTCGAGCTGTTCCGCGAGATCAACGCGCTGGGGATGACGGTGGTGATGGCCACCCACGACCTGGACCTGGTCCGCGCCCACCCGGAGTACCGCGTGATCGAGCTGTCGCAGGGCACCATCGTGTACGACTCGGCCGCCACGCTCGAGGAGCAGACGAGCTGATGCCCTATTCGCTCCGCGAGGCGCTGGCCGCCTTCCGCCGCTCGCCGTT is a window from the Longimicrobiaceae bacterium genome containing:
- the ftsE gene encoding cell division ATP-binding protein FtsE gives rise to the protein MIKLTGVHKQYPRSGAALTDVNLHVRKGELVFLTGHSGAGKSTILRLVQMAEMPSDGEVRVSGFSSRDIRQREIPQLRRRLGVVFQDFRLLRDRTAEENVAFALEVTGAKRSTIGQRVNRLLSQVGLAHKAQAYPDEMSGGERQRVAVARALANDPFVLLADEPTGNLDEWAARGVFELFREINALGMTVVMATHDLDLVRAHPEYRVIELSQGTIVYDSAATLEEQTS